In Daucus carota subsp. sativus chromosome 4, DH1 v3.0, whole genome shotgun sequence, one DNA window encodes the following:
- the LOC135151989 gene encoding protein FAR1-RELATED SEQUENCE 5-like, with product MEISSNQTVFCSNQAQFSSNQANFREVADIQSSSGNSVCIDVVDNVCDTTVHDFVEDCLEGFDESISRSSKVWNPKVSDDKLKPYPGQLFKDIESAFKFYTDYGRDGGFEVRKSTQKVRNGIIVTKYIICSKGGHHDTSMTKDVDVNSESSHASTSVQLQVKRRKTVTKRCDCRAKIILKYNGFNAYVISSFIEVHNHRLASPSGKEFLLCNRSMTSFQRRFVLDAAKSNIGSYRAHNLFKSISGSYSEVGATAVDFQNWMRDIKLYIGKHDSDMLIQKFQNKRDVSDGGFFFEYQTDSNGHLTRLFWADIQGRRSYEVFGDVVSFDATYRTNKYGMVFVPFIGVDNHWKSVTFASALLNHEDATNFTWACEMFLQAFGRPPKCIITDQCLGMKVAISNTFPHSIHRYCMWHIMQKFPAKVGPVFCAETGFMEKLNKFVWSSHLTVPEFEKGWDDVLKEFGLSEHVWLKEIYAMRESWIPAFFADKPMGALLRTTSRSESSNFYFNHFVQKGDTLSEFYLCYESAIDKQIHDQNKLNTTDKNCIPQSITEKAIEKHAACLYTRTMFYKVQKQIKASCFHISLGGQPIVTDGVNKYLLCDKSLNGKLFEVEFCLSTYDISCSCKLFTRVGYLCRHCFYCLSLWGVDKIPHQFISKRWMRNAERFCKLKFTDESECATDGHITREIAMRIWTEYQACVDNVCNNLKGLEYLLDEMKCLRIRVEEKFDKRPATKDDMLEEIFGVRPSGSSNVLPPLPSNNKGCRKRIVGGAELSRDGKKRPTRTCKFCHTLGYHDSRNCPKKLLVNQQIPTIPNIQVSVSPSFYSQNMTS from the exons TCGCGAAGTTGCTGACATTCAATCATCATCAG gCAATTCTGTTTGTATTGATGTTGTTGATAATGTTTGTGATACTACTGTTCATGATTTTGTTGAGGATTGCTTAGAAGGTTTTGATGAGTCAATTAGTAGAAGCTCTAAAGTGTGGAATCCTAAAGTTTCTGATGACAAACTTAAACCATATCCTGGTCAACTGTTTAAAGACATTGAGTCGGCTTTTAAGTTCTATACTGATTATGGCAGAGATGGTGGATTTGAGGTTCGTAAATCAACACAAAAAGTCAGGAATGGTATTATAGTTACCAAGTACATAATTTGTTCTAAAGGAGGTCATCACGATACATCCATGACAAAGGATGTTGATGTTAATTCAGAATCATCTCATGCATCAACTAGTGTTCAACTGCAAGTCAAGAGGAGGAAGACGGTGACAAAGAGATGTGACTGTCGAGCAAAAATTATTCTCAAGTACAATGGTTTCAATGCGTATGTTATTTCGTCATTTATCGAAGTTCACAACCATCGTCTAGCATCGCCATCAGGAAAAGAATTTCTACTTTGTAATCGATCTATGACTTCATTTCAGCGCCGATTTGTTCTAGATGCTGCGAAATCAAACATTGGCTCGTATAGAGCTCACAATTTGTTCAAGTCGATATCAGGATCCTACTCTGAAGTTGGGGCAACCGCTGTTGATTTTCAAAACTGGATGagagatataaaattatatatcggCAAACATGATTCTGATATGCTGATACAGaagtttcaaaacaaaagggacGTATCAGATGGAGGATTTTTTTTCGAATATCAGACGGATTCAAACGGTCATCTTACCCGTCTTTTTTGGGCTGATATTCAAGGACGTAGGAGTTATGAAGTATTTGGTGATGTTGTATCTTTTGATGCAACATACCGTACCAATAA GTATGGAATGGTATTCGTGCCTTTTATTGGAGTAGATAATCATTGGAAGAGTGTTACTTTTGCTTCTGCATTACTAAATCATGAGGATGCAACAAATTTCACGTGGGCTTGTGAGATGTTTCTTCAAGCATTTGGCCGTCCACCAAAATGTATAATAACTGATCAGTGTCTTGGGATGAAAGTTGCAATTTCTAACACATTCCCACATTCTATTCATCGTTATTGTATGTGGCATATAATGCAAAAGTTCCCTGCCAAG GTTGGTCCTGTGTTCTGTGCAGAAACGGGATTTATGGAAAAACTCAATAAGTTTGTTTGGTCATCACATTTGACTGTTCCTGAGTTTGAAAAAGGTTGGGATGATGTGCTTAAGGAATTTGGATTAAGTGAACATGTCTGGTTGAAAGAGATATATGCAATGAGGGAATCATGGATTCCTGCTTTCTTTGCAGACAAGCCAATGGGAGCCTTATTGAGAACAACCTCAAGGTCAGAGAGCAGTAATTTCTACTTTAATCATTTCGTCCAAAAAGGGGATACTCTTTCAGAGTTCTACTTGTGTTATGAGAGTGCTATTGACAAACAAATTCATGACCAAAACAAATTGAACACCACTGACAAGAATTGTATTCCACAATCTATTACTGAGAAGGCTATTGAAAAGCATGCAGCTTGCCTTTATACtcgaactatgttttataaggttcaaaaacaaataaaagccaGTTGCTTTCATATCAGTCTTGGTGGGCAACCAATTGTTACTGATGGcgtgaataaatatttactttGTGATAAGAGCTTGAATGGTAAGTTGTTTGAGGTTGAATTTTGTTTGTCAACATATGATATTAGCTGTTCCTGCAAGCTGTTTACCAGAGTAGGCTATCTGTGTCGTCATTGTTTCTATTGTTTGAGTTTGTGGGGTGTTGATAAAATCCCACATCAGTTCATATCTAAGCGTTGGATGAGGAATGCAGAGAGATTTTGCAAATTGAAGTTTACTGATGAAAGCGAATGTGCTACTGATGGGCATATCACTAGAGAAATTGCAATGAGGATATGGACAGAGTATCAAGCTTGTGTTGATAATGTTTGCAATAACCTGAAAGGTTTAGAGTATTTGTTGGATGAGATGAAGTGTTTGAGGATTAGAGTTGAAGAGAAATTTGATAAACGTCCGGCAACAAAAGATGATATGCTGGAAGAGATTTTTGGTGTGAGGCCTTCAGGTTCAAGTAATGTACTTCCACCACTGCCAAGTAACAACAAAGGATGTCGTAAAAGAATTGTTGGTGGTGCAGAGTTAAGTCGTGATGGGAAGAAAAGACCAACCAGGACATGTAAATTTTGTCATACTCTTGGGTATCATGATTCACGCAACTGTCCGAAGAAACTCCTTGTTAATCAGCAGATTCCAACTATTCCTAATATACAAGTATCTGTTAGTCCTAGCTTCTACTCTCAGAATATGACTAGTTAG